One genomic window of Candidatus Palauibacter australiensis includes the following:
- a CDS encoding MBL fold metallo-hydrolase, with product MTFTGGPFAQNTLLVVCEDGRTGLLVDPGAATPEALAEARARDLDIAALLVTHAHVDHIDGLKEAKAETGAPIYLHPLDRSLYDNVANQALVFGVSCAEPPPPDIDLVPGTNIAFGGSEFEVVFAPGHAPGHVMFVSTSHPVAIVGDVIFRGSIGRTDLPNGNYGVLMESIRTQVLTLPPETRLYPGHGPETTVELERDTNPFVLQLHGGRWV from the coding sequence CTGACGTTCACGGGTGGACCGTTCGCGCAGAACACGCTGCTCGTGGTCTGCGAGGACGGCCGCACCGGGCTTCTGGTCGACCCCGGCGCCGCGACGCCGGAGGCGCTGGCCGAGGCGCGCGCCCGCGACCTGGACATCGCGGCGCTCCTTGTCACGCACGCCCACGTGGATCACATCGACGGCCTCAAGGAGGCGAAGGCCGAGACCGGGGCGCCCATCTACCTCCACCCCCTGGATCGATCGCTCTACGACAACGTCGCGAACCAGGCCCTCGTCTTCGGCGTGTCCTGCGCGGAGCCGCCGCCGCCCGACATCGACCTCGTCCCCGGCACGAACATCGCCTTCGGCGGCTCGGAATTCGAGGTCGTGTTCGCGCCCGGCCACGCGCCGGGGCACGTGATGTTCGTCTCCACGTCACACCCGGTAGCGATCGTGGGGGACGTGATCTTCCGCGGGTCGATCGGACGGACGGATCTCCCGAACGGGAACTACGGCGTGCTCATGGAGTCCATCCGGACGCAGGTGCTGACGCTACCGCCCGAGACCCGCCTCTACCCCGGTCACGGCCCTGAGACCACCGTGGAACTCGAGCGCGACACCAACCCCTTCGTCCTCCAACTCCACGGCGGCCGCTGGGTCTGA
- a CDS encoding molybdopterin-dependent oxidoreductase yields the protein MRRAPEFPAGVDEALAPWEGSTSRRDFLKTSGLFVLGFSSVGFSGAGGIGVAGLGRNGSRDPDEANPYPDPDFLQLDSWLVVHEDGTATFYVGKTDGGQGTGTAMRQMMCDELDLAYDRASLVMGRTDMTVDQGGSGGSDAIERDALPARRVAAEARRVLLELASERFEVPADELTVSEGVISVAADPARTATYGDLIGGRRFDVALTGRNVNETTGLADVKPVQELRIVGQSLPRYDIPAKVDGSLEWAVDVKLPGMVHARNVRPPFAGARLVSVDESSVRDVPGFIRLVREGNYVAVVCEREEQAIQAAESLALEWEKPETAPFPSSEDLFDYMRGATPVGAGTGTSPRPRVEGDPDAALAGAATVVEAGYDIPFQGHTAIGPAHAVADPSDGQMTVYTNDMKPYSHRTGIAEFLGMPPERVRVIWMEGPQLYGRTAADDAGFEAAYLARELGRPVRVQWMRHEETAWDTKGPAFAIDLRGGLDDAGDVVALDYRARIANYAHVGYNQADTVLIAQLMGIRPERPSPGGGRGPDEMYHIPNRREETRAVRFSLAFETPLRTGNLRDPNGPQTTFAGESFIDEMAAAATADPVEFRLRLLRGTTEDDATFRRARSIAVVEAAAEAYGWDPRPSPRAPGGGRILTGRGISYAYRVQTAVATVAEVEVDRESGRVWVKRMVCAHDCGLVINPDGLENTIQGNLLHGISRTLFEEVQFDGERVTSVDWRTHPTITHRDAPERIDVAIVNGDPNPNRPDLPHYGAGEPSHRTVPAAIANAIHDATGVRMRRIPLRPERVVAELTAAGV from the coding sequence GTGAGGCGCGCCCCGGAGTTCCCTGCGGGGGTCGACGAGGCCCTCGCCCCTTGGGAGGGAAGCACGTCCCGCCGGGACTTCCTGAAGACCTCGGGGCTGTTCGTCCTCGGCTTCAGCAGCGTCGGCTTCAGCGGCGCCGGCGGCATCGGTGTGGCCGGCCTCGGCCGGAACGGCTCCCGTGACCCCGATGAGGCGAACCCGTATCCGGATCCGGACTTCCTCCAGCTCGACTCCTGGCTCGTCGTGCACGAGGACGGCACGGCGACCTTCTACGTCGGCAAGACGGACGGCGGGCAGGGGACCGGGACCGCCATGCGGCAGATGATGTGCGACGAACTCGACCTCGCCTACGACCGGGCGTCGCTCGTCATGGGCCGCACCGACATGACGGTCGACCAGGGCGGATCGGGCGGTTCCGATGCCATCGAACGTGACGCGCTGCCGGCGCGGCGGGTCGCGGCGGAAGCGCGCCGCGTCCTGCTGGAGCTGGCCTCGGAGCGCTTTGAGGTCCCCGCCGACGAACTCACCGTCAGCGAGGGGGTCATCTCCGTCGCCGCCGATCCCGCCCGCACGGCGACCTACGGCGACCTGATCGGCGGCCGGCGCTTCGATGTCGCCCTCACGGGACGGAACGTCAACGAAACCACCGGTCTCGCCGACGTGAAGCCGGTCCAGGAGCTGAGGATCGTCGGGCAGTCCCTCCCCCGGTACGACATCCCGGCCAAGGTCGACGGGTCGCTCGAGTGGGCGGTCGACGTCAAACTCCCCGGCATGGTCCACGCGCGGAACGTGCGGCCGCCCTTCGCGGGCGCGCGGCTCGTCTCCGTCGACGAATCCTCCGTCCGCGACGTCCCCGGCTTCATCCGCCTCGTCCGGGAGGGCAACTACGTCGCGGTCGTCTGCGAGCGGGAGGAACAGGCGATCCAAGCGGCGGAGAGCCTCGCCCTCGAATGGGAGAAGCCGGAAACGGCGCCCTTCCCGTCCTCCGAGGACCTGTTCGACTACATGCGGGGCGCGACCCCGGTCGGCGCGGGGACCGGAACATCTCCCCGTCCCCGCGTGGAGGGGGATCCCGACGCGGCGCTGGCGGGTGCGGCGACGGTCGTCGAAGCCGGCTATGACATCCCCTTCCAGGGACACACCGCGATCGGGCCCGCCCACGCCGTGGCCGACCCCTCGGACGGGCAGATGACGGTCTACACGAACGACATGAAGCCCTACAGCCACCGCACGGGGATCGCCGAGTTCCTCGGCATGCCGCCGGAGCGGGTGCGGGTGATCTGGATGGAGGGTCCGCAACTCTACGGGCGCACGGCGGCGGACGACGCGGGCTTCGAGGCGGCGTACCTGGCCCGGGAGCTTGGCCGCCCCGTCCGGGTGCAGTGGATGCGGCACGAGGAGACGGCGTGGGATACGAAGGGCCCGGCATTCGCCATCGATCTGCGCGGGGGGCTGGATGATGCCGGCGACGTGGTCGCGCTCGACTATCGAGCCCGGATCGCGAACTACGCGCACGTCGGCTACAACCAGGCGGACACCGTCCTCATCGCCCAGCTCATGGGGATCCGGCCCGAGCGGCCGTCCCCCGGCGGCGGCCGGGGCCCGGACGAGATGTACCACATCCCGAACCGTCGGGAGGAGACGCGGGCCGTCCGTTTCTCGCTCGCCTTCGAGACGCCGCTCCGCACCGGCAACCTGCGCGATCCGAACGGCCCGCAGACGACCTTTGCCGGGGAGTCGTTCATCGACGAGATGGCGGCGGCCGCGACCGCCGACCCGGTCGAGTTCCGCCTCCGCCTCCTGCGCGGGACGACGGAGGACGACGCGACCTTCCGCCGGGCCCGCTCCATCGCCGTCGTGGAGGCGGCGGCAGAGGCGTACGGCTGGGATCCGCGACCCTCGCCCCGCGCGCCGGGAGGCGGGCGCATCCTCACCGGGCGCGGGATCTCGTACGCGTACCGCGTCCAGACGGCCGTCGCCACGGTCGCGGAGGTCGAGGTCGACCGGGAGAGCGGGCGCGTGTGGGTGAAGCGCATGGTCTGCGCGCACGACTGCGGCCTCGTGATCAATCCCGACGGCTTGGAGAACACGATCCAGGGGAATCTCCTGCACGGGATCAGCCGGACGCTGTTCGAGGAAGTGCAGTTCGACGGCGAGAGGGTGACGAGCGTCGACTGGCGCACGCACCCGACCATCACGCACCGGGACGCGCCCGAGCGGATCGATGTCGCGATCGTGAACGGCGACCCGAACCCGAACCGGCCGGACCTGCCGCACTACGGAGCGGGCGAGCCCTCGCACCGCACCGTTCCGGCGGCCATCGCGAACGCGATCCACGACGCGACCGGCGTGCGCATGCGCCGCATCCCCCTGCGCCCCGAACGCGTCGTCGCGGAACTCACGGCGGCGGGAGTGTAG
- a CDS encoding TonB-dependent receptor → MRRLARMGSTPAFRSRPARILTLLAAVLAFVGLSPSPIEAQAEYTVSGVIADTDGAGLSGAMVVALAKPDSVLTRFTTSNGDGVFALGDLGPGEYILQVTLLGYGTVRQDLSLAGEDVNVGTINLDVMAVEVDPLVVTLDHVPFLNRRDTLGYNALAFRTRPNATVEDLLRQLPGIEVENDGSITAQGEEVENVLVDGKEFFGGDPTMATQNLPAEAVDRVEVYDKESDMAEFTGIADGEEERTINLELKDEARSGYFGRTSGGLGADVDNASAAPGFGESVAARRLAGGEAGTVAGGIPYAGALSINRFSPTTQLALLGSANNVNQAGFGWGDAMSFGGRDFGRGGGGDDGLTETRMLAFNVNHDFGGNDDHWIRTSYRISTLDNFQNETRQQEQLLGTSASSLVDRATRTDTENSSHRVNLNSQFTLAEGHELRLRGNLNTRASLLDRIDFQDTRSGTGQFLTAAATNYDVDSDDVGGDARLTWRKRLDDSGRSLFAEARVNLSDSDRLTNLASSIEGNVENPRARVGDVLQEQTNLGQTLTHSVRLSMTQPMPWESMLEVYGERSATAEDENQSVFDIGPDGRTLNPLLTSGFERTYSYLRGGFRFNRTSEAGRLVLGLRLQGSNLEGTILDRSEEIANGYTHVLPNAEYRMQLDDMRTLQFRYSTSTREPRMTDLQPFVDNRDPLRIRVGNPDLQPEYTHRLRTEYRFFDMFSFVNLFTWANVSVTTNDIAQSRTVTQRGLQTISPVNLGSAWSANGGASFGTPLRWMGGQVDLNYSLGYFSSNEFVNQVENRSQSLEHTFGVELENRAKEDYDVRGGAKLTLSDVSYSLNEELNEDYVNSTLYGSADFYLGAWTLGTEFQWRLYDQDLFGPGRNVALWEASLQRRILNDQAEIRLVAFDLLGQNQGVTYTNSPGFIQERRVESLTQYVMLNFTWYLGNRSMASGGGRGRGGDRFRK, encoded by the coding sequence ATGAGGCGGCTCGCACGGATGGGTTCGACCCCGGCGTTTCGGTCGCGGCCGGCGCGGATTCTGACGCTGCTGGCGGCGGTGCTCGCGTTCGTGGGCCTTTCTCCCTCTCCCATCGAGGCCCAAGCGGAGTACACGGTGAGCGGCGTGATCGCCGACACGGACGGCGCGGGCCTCAGCGGCGCCATGGTCGTGGCGCTGGCGAAGCCCGACTCGGTCCTCACGCGATTCACGACCTCCAACGGCGACGGCGTTTTCGCCCTCGGAGATCTCGGACCCGGCGAATACATCCTGCAGGTCACCCTGCTCGGATACGGCACGGTGCGGCAGGACCTCTCCCTCGCCGGCGAGGACGTGAACGTCGGCACCATCAACCTCGACGTGATGGCGGTGGAGGTGGATCCGCTCGTCGTCACCCTCGACCACGTCCCCTTCCTCAACCGGCGGGATACCCTCGGCTACAACGCGCTCGCCTTCCGGACGCGGCCCAACGCCACGGTGGAGGACCTCCTCCGCCAGCTTCCGGGCATCGAGGTCGAGAACGACGGATCGATCACGGCGCAGGGCGAAGAAGTCGAGAACGTCCTCGTCGATGGGAAGGAGTTCTTCGGGGGAGACCCCACGATGGCGACCCAGAACCTGCCCGCCGAGGCCGTGGACCGCGTGGAGGTCTACGACAAGGAATCGGACATGGCCGAGTTCACGGGCATCGCCGATGGCGAGGAAGAGCGGACGATCAACCTTGAACTCAAGGACGAGGCGCGGTCGGGCTACTTCGGCCGCACGTCGGGCGGACTCGGGGCGGACGTGGACAACGCGTCCGCGGCGCCCGGATTCGGCGAGTCGGTGGCCGCGCGGCGGCTGGCCGGCGGCGAAGCCGGGACGGTGGCCGGCGGGATTCCGTACGCGGGCGCCCTGTCGATCAACCGCTTTTCGCCCACGACGCAGCTCGCCCTGCTCGGGAGCGCGAACAACGTGAACCAGGCCGGGTTCGGGTGGGGCGACGCCATGTCTTTCGGCGGACGGGACTTCGGCCGCGGCGGCGGGGGCGACGACGGGCTCACCGAGACGCGCATGCTGGCGTTCAACGTCAACCACGACTTCGGCGGGAACGACGACCACTGGATCCGGACGAGCTACCGCATCAGCACGCTCGACAACTTCCAGAACGAGACGCGCCAGCAGGAGCAACTCCTCGGCACGAGCGCCTCATCCCTCGTCGACCGGGCCACGCGCACGGACACCGAGAACTCGTCGCACCGCGTCAACCTGAACTCTCAGTTCACGCTCGCCGAGGGCCACGAACTGCGGCTGCGCGGGAATCTGAACACCCGCGCCTCCCTCCTCGACCGCATCGACTTCCAGGACACGCGCTCGGGCACGGGACAGTTTCTCACGGCCGCGGCAACGAACTACGACGTGGACAGCGATGACGTGGGCGGCGATGCCCGGCTCACGTGGCGCAAGCGGCTCGACGACAGCGGGCGGAGCCTCTTCGCGGAGGCCCGGGTGAACCTCAGCGACTCGGACCGCCTGACGAACCTCGCGTCGTCGATCGAGGGCAACGTCGAGAACCCGCGGGCACGGGTCGGCGACGTACTCCAGGAACAGACGAATCTCGGCCAGACGCTGACGCACTCCGTCCGCCTCTCGATGACCCAGCCCATGCCCTGGGAGTCCATGCTCGAGGTCTACGGGGAGCGGAGCGCGACCGCCGAGGACGAGAACCAGTCGGTGTTCGACATCGGGCCTGACGGCCGCACGCTGAACCCTCTGCTCACCTCCGGGTTCGAGCGGACGTACAGCTATCTGCGTGGGGGTTTTCGCTTCAACCGCACGAGCGAGGCCGGGCGGCTCGTGCTCGGACTGCGCCTGCAGGGCTCGAACCTGGAGGGGACGATCCTCGACCGCAGCGAGGAGATCGCCAACGGGTACACGCACGTGCTGCCCAACGCCGAGTACCGGATGCAACTCGACGATATGCGCACGCTCCAGTTCCGGTACTCGACATCGACGCGCGAACCGCGCATGACGGATCTCCAGCCCTTCGTCGACAACCGCGATCCGCTGCGGATCCGGGTGGGGAACCCGGACCTGCAGCCCGAATACACGCACCGCCTGCGGACGGAGTACCGTTTCTTCGACATGTTCAGCTTCGTGAACCTGTTCACGTGGGCGAACGTCAGCGTCACGACGAACGACATCGCCCAGTCCCGAACGGTGACGCAGCGGGGGCTTCAGACGATCTCGCCCGTCAACCTCGGCAGCGCATGGTCGGCGAACGGCGGCGCGAGCTTCGGGACGCCGCTGCGCTGGATGGGCGGGCAGGTGGACCTGAACTATAGCCTGGGCTACTTCAGTTCGAACGAGTTCGTGAACCAGGTCGAGAACCGGAGCCAGTCGCTGGAGCACACGTTCGGGGTCGAACTCGAGAACCGCGCCAAGGAGGACTACGACGTGCGCGGCGGCGCCAAGCTGACGCTGAGCGACGTCAGCTATTCCCTGAACGAGGAGTTGAACGAGGACTACGTCAACTCGACGCTGTACGGGAGCGCCGACTTCTACCTCGGGGCGTGGACGCTGGGTACGGAGTTCCAGTGGCGGCTCTACGACCAGGACCTGTTCGGCCCGGGGCGGAACGTCGCGCTGTGGGAGGCTTCCCTGCAGCGCCGCATCCTCAACGACCAGGCCGAGATCCGGCTGGTGGCGTTCGACCTTCTGGGCCAGAATCAGGGGGTGACGTACACGAACTCGCCCGGCTTCATCCAGGAGCGCCGGGTCGAGTCGCTCACGCAGTACGTGATGCTGAACTTCACCTGGTATCTCGGGAACCGCTCCATGGCGAGCGGGGGTGGCAGGGGTCGCGGAGGGGACCGGTTCCGCAAGTAG
- a CDS encoding (2Fe-2S)-binding protein: protein MSEVTLRVNGETHALDVEPSTPLLYVLRNDLGLRGPRFGCGLGQCGTCTVLMDGRAIRSCMRPVSRAEGEIVTLEGLSAGGELDPVQQAWIDEQVPQCGYCQNGQILTAKALLDRNPDPSDEEIRQGMNGALCRCMTYYRIQSAVRRAAEAMANGDGGADGVDEPAGAAGEVGR, encoded by the coding sequence ATGAGCGAAGTCACGCTCAGAGTGAATGGCGAGACGCATGCGCTCGACGTGGAACCCTCGACCCCGCTGCTCTACGTCCTCCGGAACGACCTCGGCCTCCGCGGGCCCCGCTTCGGCTGCGGCCTCGGCCAGTGCGGCACGTGCACGGTCCTCATGGACGGCCGCGCGATCCGCTCGTGCATGCGACCGGTGTCCCGCGCCGAGGGCGAGATCGTCACGCTCGAGGGGCTGTCGGCCGGCGGCGAACTGGATCCCGTGCAGCAGGCGTGGATCGACGAGCAGGTGCCGCAGTGCGGGTACTGCCAGAACGGCCAGATCCTCACGGCCAAGGCGCTCCTCGACCGCAACCCGGACCCGAGCGACGAGGAGATCCGGCAGGGGATGAACGGCGCCCTCTGCCGCTGCATGACGTACTACCGCATCCAGTCCGCCGTGAGGCGCGCCGCGGAGGCGATGGCGAACGGGGACGGCGGGGCCGACGGCGTGGATGAGCCGGCGGGGGCCGCCGGGGAGGTGGGACGGTGA
- a CDS encoding MATE family efflux transporter, protein MNLAPRRADLARMMRLALPIVTVQVGIMMMGVVDTLMVGRLSATDLAAVGLGNIYFFQIAVFGMGVLMSLDPIVAQGVGAGDHEAAARGIQRALVLTLFLTAITSLLFLPAARIFALLRQPADVVPVAGGYALGSILGMLPFYAFVVLRQSLQAMHRVAPIVWTIAGANLLNAFLNWVLIYGNLGVPQLGAVGSAWGSSLARWCMAVALLWLSWPSMRPYLGRFRREALDRLALARMVRLGTPIGFQQQLEFGAFAVIGVMMGWLGTEAMAGHQIALTLAALTFMVPFGIAAASAVRVGHAVGQENMDGARRAAAAGIQLSGVFMLATAGAFLAFPRFWAGLYSHDVTVVAIAASLIPIAGVFQVADGLQTVAAGVLRGAGDTFTPFLVNALGFWLLGVPVSYFLAFRADWGPRGLWWGLAAGLAAVAVLLFARLRQALGREVRRVAIDAP, encoded by the coding sequence ATGAACCTCGCACCCCGCCGCGCGGACCTCGCGCGCATGATGCGTCTGGCCCTCCCGATCGTGACCGTTCAGGTCGGCATCATGATGATGGGCGTGGTGGACACGCTCATGGTCGGCCGGCTGTCGGCGACCGATCTGGCCGCCGTCGGCCTGGGAAACATCTACTTCTTCCAGATCGCCGTGTTCGGGATGGGCGTGCTCATGTCCCTCGATCCCATCGTCGCGCAGGGCGTCGGTGCGGGCGACCATGAAGCCGCCGCGCGGGGGATACAGCGGGCGCTCGTCCTCACTCTTTTTCTGACGGCGATCACGTCCCTGCTCTTCCTGCCCGCCGCACGCATCTTCGCCCTCCTGCGGCAGCCCGCCGATGTCGTGCCGGTGGCCGGGGGCTACGCGCTGGGGTCGATCCTCGGGATGCTCCCTTTCTACGCGTTCGTCGTACTCCGGCAGAGCCTGCAGGCGATGCATCGGGTGGCGCCGATCGTGTGGACGATCGCGGGCGCGAACCTCCTGAACGCCTTTCTCAACTGGGTGCTGATCTACGGGAATCTCGGGGTTCCGCAGTTGGGGGCCGTGGGCTCGGCGTGGGGGTCTAGCCTGGCGCGCTGGTGCATGGCGGTCGCGCTTCTCTGGCTGTCCTGGCCCTCCATGCGTCCCTATCTGGGCCGCTTCCGGCGCGAGGCGCTCGACCGGCTTGCGCTCGCGCGCATGGTGCGGCTCGGCACCCCGATCGGCTTTCAGCAGCAGCTCGAGTTCGGAGCGTTCGCCGTGATCGGCGTCATGATGGGCTGGCTGGGCACCGAGGCGATGGCGGGGCACCAGATCGCGCTCACTCTCGCCGCGCTCACCTTCATGGTGCCGTTCGGGATCGCGGCCGCCTCCGCCGTGCGCGTCGGCCACGCCGTTGGACAGGAAAACATGGACGGGGCGCGCCGGGCCGCCGCCGCGGGGATCCAGCTCAGCGGCGTCTTCATGCTCGCGACCGCGGGCGCCTTTCTCGCCTTCCCGCGCTTCTGGGCCGGCCTCTACTCGCATGACGTCACGGTCGTCGCGATCGCCGCGTCCCTGATCCCGATCGCCGGCGTCTTCCAGGTCGCCGATGGCCTCCAGACCGTCGCGGCCGGCGTGCTGCGCGGCGCCGGAGACACCTTCACGCCATTCCTCGTCAACGCCCTCGGCTTCTGGCTGCTCGGCGTGCCGGTGAGCTACTTCCTCGCCTTCCGTGCCGACTGGGGCCCGCGCGGCCTGTGGTGGGGCCTGGCCGCCGGACTTGCCGCCGTGGCCGTCCTCCTCTTCGCCCGCCTGCGGCAAGCCCTGGGCCGCGAGGTGCGCCGCGTCGCCATCGACGCGCCCTGA
- a CDS encoding GLPGLI family protein codes for MSTRQRFLRRFQLFLLAALPGALWGFAPAAQGAQAAPAGSVHYLRSVQFDFEVPERMAAFRDRLAALNTASMVLRFDGARSIMMPDPDEEAAPPRGGARDSDRMDRRALGMALRFRMGSASRSDQEDVVQAYMDFGSGAMTETREFMGRTFLISGDRPAYAWKLGTEQREFLGYMVQQATAVHDGSEIEAWFTPQIPVQAGPGQYGGLPGLILVLSVDGGDLLYSATEVNLDGPGNVAIAPPTDGEMVTREEYEALVAEKLEEIRATRGAGNRRRPFDGGLR; via the coding sequence ATGAGTACACGACAAAGATTCCTGCGACGGTTCCAGCTTTTCCTTCTCGCGGCCCTTCCCGGCGCCCTTTGGGGCTTCGCGCCGGCGGCGCAGGGCGCGCAGGCGGCACCGGCCGGGAGCGTTCACTACCTGCGCTCCGTGCAGTTCGACTTCGAGGTGCCCGAGCGCATGGCGGCGTTCCGCGACCGCCTCGCGGCGCTGAACACCGCCTCAATGGTGCTCCGCTTCGACGGCGCCCGATCCATCATGATGCCGGACCCCGATGAGGAAGCGGCGCCCCCCCGCGGTGGCGCCCGCGACTCGGACCGGATGGATCGCCGCGCCCTCGGGATGGCGCTGCGGTTCAGAATGGGATCGGCCTCCCGCAGCGATCAGGAGGATGTGGTGCAGGCCTATATGGACTTCGGGAGCGGCGCCATGACGGAGACCCGCGAGTTCATGGGGCGCACGTTTCTGATCTCCGGAGACCGGCCTGCGTATGCGTGGAAGCTCGGGACCGAACAGCGCGAGTTCCTCGGTTACATGGTGCAGCAGGCGACGGCCGTCCACGACGGATCGGAGATCGAAGCCTGGTTCACGCCCCAGATCCCGGTGCAGGCGGGCCCCGGCCAGTACGGCGGGCTTCCCGGCCTCATCCTCGTGCTTTCGGTCGACGGCGGAGACCTCCTCTACTCGGCGACCGAGGTGAACCTCGACGGCCCTGGCAACGTCGCGATCGCCCCGCCGACGGACGGGGAGATGGTCACGCGCGAGGAGTACGAGGCCCTCGTGGCGGAGAAGCTCGAGGAAATCCGGGCCACGCGCGGGGCCGGCAACCGGCGCCGTCCCTTTGACGGGGGGCTCCGATGA
- a CDS encoding heparan-alpha-glucosaminide N-acetyltransferase domain-containing protein: MTEPTGGRVVSLDAFRGLTIAAMILVNNPGSWAYVYAPLAHAEWHGWTPTDLIFPYFLFIVGVALPFSFSRRLAEDANRGRLFRHVVRRSLILIGLGLAMRAIPDFDLFDMRLYGVLQRIGLVYCAAAALYLWGSARVRWIAVGVLLFGYWALVAGDLTPDGNLGARIDRFVIGDRLWQGTWDPEGLLSTLPAIGTCLLGIFCGEWLRSDRSGREISRGMWIVGAWFVVLGFLWDTVFPINKNLWSSSYVLFTAGTALLLFGAMYWLIDVKRLRGSWVTPLVVYGMNSIAVFVASGMLAKTLARIRVGGDGGVPLSAWLYENAFRSWAGDYGGSLAMALAQVTFWLGIMWLLHRRGTYIKI; encoded by the coding sequence ATGACCGAACCGACAGGCGGGCGCGTCGTCTCGCTGGACGCGTTCCGGGGCCTGACGATCGCGGCGATGATCCTCGTCAACAACCCCGGGAGTTGGGCCTACGTCTACGCGCCCCTCGCCCACGCGGAGTGGCACGGGTGGACCCCGACCGACCTCATCTTCCCCTACTTCCTCTTCATCGTCGGGGTCGCGCTCCCCTTCTCCTTCTCGCGCCGCCTTGCCGAAGACGCGAACCGGGGTCGGCTGTTCCGGCACGTGGTGCGGCGCTCGCTCATCCTCATCGGACTCGGGCTTGCGATGCGGGCGATTCCGGACTTCGACCTGTTCGACATGCGCCTCTACGGCGTGCTGCAGCGGATCGGACTCGTCTACTGCGCGGCGGCGGCGCTCTACCTGTGGGGGTCCGCGCGCGTGCGGTGGATCGCGGTGGGGGTGCTCCTCTTCGGATACTGGGCGCTCGTCGCGGGGGACCTGACGCCGGACGGGAATCTCGGGGCCCGCATCGACCGGTTCGTCATCGGAGACCGGCTATGGCAGGGGACGTGGGATCCGGAGGGACTCCTCTCGACGCTGCCAGCCATCGGGACGTGCCTCCTGGGGATCTTCTGCGGCGAGTGGCTGCGGTCGGACCGCTCCGGCCGCGAGATCTCGCGCGGAATGTGGATCGTCGGCGCCTGGTTCGTCGTGCTGGGATTCCTGTGGGACACGGTGTTCCCGATCAACAAGAACCTGTGGTCGAGTTCCTACGTGCTCTTCACTGCCGGGACGGCGCTCCTCCTGTTCGGCGCCATGTACTGGCTCATCGACGTGAAGCGGCTGCGCGGGTCGTGGGTGACGCCATTGGTCGTGTACGGGATGAACTCGATCGCCGTGTTCGTCGCCTCCGGCATGCTCGCCAAGACTCTCGCCCGGATTCGGGTCGGGGGCGACGGGGGCGTACCGCTGAGCGCATGGCTGTACGAGAACGCGTTCCGGTCGTGGGCGGGCGACTACGGCGGGTCGCTCGCCATGGCGCTGGCCCAAGTCACCTTCTGGCTGGGCATCATGTGGCTGCTCCACCGCCGCGGCACCTACATCAAGATCTGA